One segment of Gemmatimonadota bacterium DNA contains the following:
- a CDS encoding RNA polymerase subunit sigma-70: MSTTEPIAGLVADLFRHAYGRVVAALVGRLGPERFDLAEDATQDALLAALRTWPFAGVPADPAAWLYQAAWRRALDRVRHESTAQRLEPALAAEAALATPGETDVPDDLLALLVTCAALPLPREVGVPLALNVIAGLSAREIARALLLEDATVAQRLVRAKRSLRAAPELVALRSDGAALAAALPAAVEVVYLIFNEGFAPTRGPDPIRLDLCAEALRLATALATHPSTRGSTTHALAGLTCLLAARLPARADGGQLILLPDQDRTRWDPRLVAAGFRHLQSAIGGDPVTRLHLEAEIAALHAAAPSFGETDWGRIVAAYDKLLQLEDSPVVRLNRAVALGELRGAAVGFAELEVLSGVPALKRSPWYHAARGRLLAAGGRRDLAHVALTCALALTETGPARDFLARELARVAVPA, encoded by the coding sequence GTGAGCACGACTGAACCGATCGCCGGCCTGGTGGCCGACCTGTTCCGGCACGCCTACGGGCGGGTGGTCGCCGCGCTCGTGGGCCGGCTGGGGCCGGAACGGTTCGACCTGGCCGAGGACGCCACCCAGGACGCGCTGCTTGCCGCGCTCCGGACCTGGCCCTTCGCGGGCGTGCCCGCCGATCCCGCGGCGTGGCTGTACCAGGCGGCGTGGCGCCGTGCCCTCGACCGGGTGCGGCACGAGTCCACCGCCCAGCGCCTGGAGCCCGCGCTGGCGGCGGAGGCGGCGCTCGCCACGCCCGGCGAGACCGACGTGCCGGACGACCTGCTCGCCCTGCTCGTCACCTGCGCCGCGCTGCCGCTGCCCCGTGAGGTGGGGGTGCCGCTCGCGCTCAACGTGATCGCGGGCCTGAGTGCACGCGAGATTGCGCGGGCGTTGCTGCTCGAGGATGCCACGGTGGCGCAGCGGCTGGTGCGGGCCAAGCGGAGTCTCCGCGCGGCACCGGAGCTGGTGGCGCTGCGCTCCGATGGCGCCGCCCTCGCCGCCGCGCTCCCGGCGGCGGTGGAGGTGGTCTACCTCATCTTCAACGAGGGATTCGCCCCGACCCGGGGCCCCGACCCGATTCGGCTCGATCTCTGTGCGGAGGCGCTGCGACTGGCCACGGCGCTCGCCACGCACCCGTCGACCCGCGGCTCCACCACCCATGCGCTCGCCGGGCTCACCTGCCTGCTCGCCGCGCGGCTGCCGGCGCGCGCCGATGGCGGGCAGCTGATCCTGCTGCCGGACCAGGACCGCACCCGCTGGGATCCCCGCCTGGTGGCCGCCGGCTTCCGGCACCTGCAGTCCGCCATCGGCGGGGATCCGGTCACCCGCCTGCACCTCGAGGCCGAGATCGCCGCGCTGCACGCCGCGGCGCCGTCGTTCGGGGAGACCGACTGGGGGCGGATCGTCGCCGCGTATGACAAGCTGCTCCAGCTCGAGGACTCCCCGGTGGTCCGGCTCAATCGCGCGGTCGCACTCGGCGAGCTGCGCGGTGCCGCCGTCGGATTCGCGGAGCTCGAGGTGCTGTCGGGTGTCCCGGCGCTGAAACGTTCACCCTGGTACCACGCCGCACGGGGCCGGCTGCTTGCCGCCGGCGGGCGGCGGGACCTGGCGCATGTCGCGCTCACCTGCGCGCTGGCCCTCACCGAGACCGGCCCCGCCCGGGACTTCCTGGCCCGCGAGCTGGCCCGGGTGGCCGTCCCAGCCTGA
- a CDS encoding transcription initiation protein — protein sequence MPSYLLLLHEDPATFAELSPADMQAIVARYADWTRRMAEAGKLTAGVKLRDGVGRRVGRDAAGRVTDGPFTETKDVVGGYFVVVAPDLAGALAIARDCPHVDNGWVEVREVEIGEHD from the coding sequence GTGCCATCCTACCTCCTGCTGCTGCACGAGGATCCTGCCACCTTCGCCGAGCTCTCCCCGGCCGACATGCAGGCCATCGTCGCGCGCTACGCCGACTGGACCCGCCGCATGGCGGAAGCCGGGAAGCTCACCGCCGGGGTGAAGCTGCGGGACGGGGTGGGCCGGCGCGTGGGCCGCGACGCTGCGGGGCGGGTCACGGACGGTCCCTTCACCGAGACCAAGGACGTGGTCGGAGGCTACTTCGTTGTCGTGGCGCCGGACCTCGCCGGCGCGCTGGCCATCGCGCGGGACTGCCCCCACGTCGACAACGGCTGGGTGGAGGTCCGCGAGGTGGAGATCGGTGAGCACGACTGA